A portion of the Maniola hyperantus chromosome 24, iAphHyp1.2, whole genome shotgun sequence genome contains these proteins:
- the LOC138404025 gene encoding uncharacterized protein — protein MDKYYKNFIICAEIDYFCVLCQETFEDEADVDRHMRWEKHRNDLKLQEYLHKFKKDFIYKINEDYYCEVCNVTTTDVASHIKESYHQDQKTKPQRVSKKSSLLKRDGTSVIVNDKTVTRLQWHGIKDNKCSLCNIDKLSKIVNAHILSASHVSNLKQSSIKFEAGNCYRELKHDKFCCFTCFDVYDNKYLASHWEDKHREKCMEHGETSKTETPIEKKDTENSNDPNNNIANIYIKNFSTSYSKNYKIDEEKKTVQCLLCDASLTPSYKKLDKHTSVYHPETKECIIMDKDKCRQELSEYASTNYINVKEGDTKCFCSLCDVYISAHMNCMKQHVEGSLHTGHLELKGLIKKRKHEKPPVKPVLYKTYRKISYGPFNIDKRDVMVFGNGVCIELFSFELMEDGNQTWKCYGCNKTMDIKDVLKHMLKKEHHNVLLKCKVLLVEEDDETDFIREIRPGLYHCGCCNKVFPFWENIAKHMTRFTHKVQRAKNNLVSAICAQMMMSPGLDLNDIAEYHQLRSLDGIH, from the exons ATGGATAAATATTacaagaattttataatatgtgccGAAATAGATTACTTCTGTGTTTTGTGCCAGGAAACGTTTGAAGATGAGGCAGATGTGGACAGGCACATGCGATGGGAGAAACACAGAAACGATCTCAAATTACAGGAATACCTTCATAAATTTaagaaagattttatttataag ATAAATGAAGACTACTATTGTGAAGTATGTAATGTAACTACAACAGATGTGGCCAGCCATATCAAGGAATCTTACCATCAAGACCAGAAAACTAAACCTCAAAGAGTCTCCAAAAAGTCATCTCTTTTGAAACGAGATGGAACAAGTGTTATAGTTAACGATAAAACTGTAACAAGGCTTCAATGGCACGGTATTAAAGATAACAAATGTTCGTTATGTAACATAGATAAATTAAGCAAAATTGTTAATGCTCATATACTATCTGCTAGCCATGTGTCGAATTTGAAGCAAAGCAGTATTAAATTTGAGGCTGGCAACTGTTACAGAGAG CTGAAACATGACAAATTTTGTTGTTTCACATGCTTCGACGTTTATGACAACAAATACCTTGCATCTCATTGGGAGGACAAGCATAGAGAAAAATGCATGGAGCATGGAGAAACATCTAAAACTGAAACCCCTATAGAAAAGAAAGATACTGAGAATTCAAACGATCCTAATAACAATATAgctaatatatatattaaaaactttTCTACATCCTATAGCaagaattataaaattgatGAAGAGAAAAAAACAGTTCAGTGTTTACTATGCGATGCTTCGTTAACACCTTCTTACAAAAAGTTAGACAAACATACAAGCGTATATCATCCGGAGACCAAAGAATGCATAATAATGGATAAAGACAAATGTAGACAGGAACTGTCAGAATATGCAAGTACAAATTATATAAATGTTAAAGAAGGAGACACTAAGTGTTTTTGTTCTCTCTGTGATGTTTATATCTCTGCACATATGAATTGTATGAAACAACACGTAGAAGGTTCTTTACATACAGGACATTTGGAGTTGAAAGGTCTAATTAAAAAGCGGAAACACGAGAAACCGCCAGTTAAGCCTGTCTTGTACAAAACTTATCGAAAAATCTCATACGGCCCGTTCAACATTGACA aGAGGGACGTAATGGTGTTTGGCAATGGGGTTTGCATAGAACTTTTCAGTTTCGAATTGATGGAAGATGGGAATCAGACATGGAAATGTTATGGGTGTAACAAGACCATGGACATCAAAGATGTGTTGAAACATATGCTTAAGAAGGAACATCACAATGTTCTTCTGAAATGTAAAGTGCTGCTTGTTGAAGAGGACGATGAAACTGATTTTATTAGAGAA ATTCGTCCGGGCCTCTACCACTGTGGTTGTTGCAACAAAGTATTTCCCTTCTGGGAGAATATAGCGAAGCATATGACCAGGTTCACCCACAAAGTGCAGCGTGCCAAGAATAACTTAGTCAGTGCCATATGTGCTCAGATGATGATGAGCCCTGGCCTTGACTTGAACGATATTGCCGAGTATCATCAACTACGTAGCTTAGACGGCATTCATTGA